Genomic segment of Verrucomicrobiota bacterium:
TCACCGACATCGCGACGGAGGATAACCAATTCCCGGCTTCTTTCCCGACCGCGAGCGTCAGTGATGGTCATGGATACCAGAGCCCCTCCATCCTTACCCTGATAATAGGCAGCGGTTGCCGCTTTGTTAGCGATGTCTTGAGCACTGGGAGTTTCCTCACCGCTTAGCGTGAATGCGCCGAGCAACAGTGTGGTTAAAATGAGTGTTAGCGCTTTCATTATTTTACAGGAGTTAAAGTGATTTCTTGAAAAGATGCTTTTGAAATAGCGTTTGTAAGGCTGGGAGGATCAGAAGGGTGGCCACTCCCGCTATGATCAGAATCGCGGAGATGAGTACACCAACCGTTTTATACGGAACCAGGGGTGCAAGTAAGAGAGGCGAAAATCCTACACCAATCACAATCAGGTTGCGCACAATTGCTCTGGCGGGTTCTCCAAACATGATCTGCAACGTTTCAGCCCAGGTGGAGTATTTTTTCCGCAGTTCCTGACTCCGTGCCAGAAAGTGAATCGCGTAATCCACCGCCAGTCCGAGGCTTAACGAGGACAATACAGCGACCGGCATGTCGTACGGTTTTCCAACGATGCCAATCATGCCGTAGATTAGGCTGATCGTAATTGTCAGAGGGATCATGGACAACAATCCCCATGAAATGGACCGAAATAGGACGGACATCAAAATGAGGACGATGACAAAGCTGGAAAGTAGGGCACTCAACATCCCTGCCACCATTTCATCCTGCCAGATCACGTTGATATAGGTTAATCCAAACCAGTCTGCTTTCACTGTTCCCGGGAAAGGGTTTTCAGCCAGGTAAGCTTCGACTTCGTCGACTACGGCATTCATTTCTCTATTATCTCCACTGTTCAGCTGAACCCATATGACTGCCTTTTGATAGTCGGGAGTTATAAAATGCCAGAGGTCGTCCGGCCGGTGACTGCCTTCGTAGGTCAGCAACGTTTGTGCTACCCCGCGACTTGAGTCCGGTATTCTGTAATATTCGGGATTCCCTTCCAGAAGCTCGCGGTAAACCGTTTTGACGACTCCGGTTATAGAGCTGGTTTTACCCACGTTCGAAAGGGTTTCCAGGTGGACTTGTAATTGATCTATGTGGCGCAGAACTTCCGGATCCTTGAATGCCTCCTCCGTGGAAGATTCCAGGGAGATGTATGCAGGATAGGTGCCAGCAAACCGTTCATTGAGGACGGAGTCGGCGATGCGTATCCGATGGTTTGGCTCGAACCATTTAACCGGGTTGTCGTTAATAACTATTTGGCTGATTCCATAACCGGAGATCGCCAATAGTACGAGAGTAGCTGACACGATTAGCTTGGGTTTGGATCCTGTAAATTTCGCGATGTTCGAAAGGATACCTCCTGTGTGAGGCTTTCCCTCAACACCTGATGTTGGTGCGTACCCAAAATTTTGTAACGACTTCTCAGGAAGTAAAGCAATGTAAGCCGGAATAAAGACGATCGTGAAAAGCCAGGCCAGCATCACTCCTAACGCCACAAAAATGCCAAACACCTGCACTGGAGGAATCGGGGCCAACGCTAGAGATCCAAATCCCGCGGTGGTTGTCAAGGAGGTAAACAGCATGGGTCGCCACAACGTTTTAATAACGGCACTTGCGGTTTTCTTTTTGTCTTTGAATTCCGGGTACCGGTCGTAGAACTCCGACAGGATATGCACCGCATCCAACACCGCGATAGGCATTATGAAGATCGGGATCATCGAACTCATGATGTGAATCGTATTCCCACTCAACACTAGGGCGGCCATGGTAACGATCACCGACATCATCGCCACGATCATAGGTGAGATGATCAGAGTCAGACGTTTAAAGAAGAACCACATTAACACAAAAATAAGCGCCATCGCCATGGGTGCGGATATACCCATCTGGATAAACATTTGAACGCCGAACGTATCGTTCGCTACGGGAAGACCTGTTATGTGGTAGACTTCACCGGCGGACTCGAGGCTCTCAATCTTATCCAAAAGGGCTGCAGACACTTCGTGACTCCTGTCTTTCGATTCGAGCGGGATGAATAGCAATAGCGATTTTCCCGCCTCATCAATTAACGATCCTTTCATCAAAGGAAGGTTGAGCATGGCATCTCTTAGTTGATGGGCTTCCTCTTCCGTTTCGGGAGGTTTCTCCATTAACCAATCAAACGACACCGTGCCGATTCCACCTTGTTCGATATTGTCGAGTGTCGAGGGAGAAAGAATCTCATAAGCGATGACCCCGTCCAGAGTCTTGGCGAACTCTGTTAACTCGAACACATTCGCCAGGGTATTTATGTTAAACACTCCGGCTTCATGTTGTTCGTTGACGACTCCCAGGACGATTTGGTCATAGAGAGCGAATTCCGCCTTTTTCTCCCGATGGAGCATTCGATGGGGATTATCGGAGGCCAGCATGTTTTCCGGATCCGTATCGACTTTTACACCTGGTAACGGGGCAAATACTTCCGGCCAGATGGTGGGCAATGCTGCAAGCAGGAGCATGAGCACCGTTAGGCCGGCGCTCAGCCATACAACCATTCGTGGATGTTTTAATCCTGTTTCAGCGATTGAGGCCATGATTACTCTCCCTTTTTGTTCTCAAAGGCACATCCGCCTTTGAAGCCCATCGCCCGGAAGGCCATTGCGGCGGGACAGAAACCTGTGAATGCCGATTGGATCATATTAAACCCGGCAAATGCAGTCAGGAAATGCCAGTAGGGATGGACCCAGATTCCAAGAGCTAAACTAACCAGGACCACAAATCCGGCCCATACTAAAACAGCGCGATCTATATTCATAATATTTTTGGGTTGATTTTGGAGTAAACAAATTAGATAACTCTAATATAGTCAACGCTAAATTAGAGTTATCTAATATATTTATGCCCGAAAGTTCCGCCAATCAAACCGGCACGCTGCCAAATCCTGAAGACATGGGGAAAGCGCTTCAGACACTTAGTGCCTTAGCTAACGAGCAACGCCTATTCATCCTTTGCATGCTTTCTCAAGAAGAAGAAATGTCAGTAGGCCAATTGAATGAGCAACTGGACCTGAGTCAGTCCGCCTTGTCCCAACATTTGAAAAAGCTAAAGGACCAAGGTTACGTCGAAAGTCGGAAGGATGGCTTGAACGTTTATTACCGTATCGCCAAGGAAGACGTCCTGGAAATCATTGGGCTGCTGCACAAGTTGTATTGCAACCCTGGTGGCTGAATCAGGGTAGAGACCGATCGCCGAGCGGTCCGTCTGACTTAACCTTCGAAATAGATCGGATTACAAGCAGCGTTTTTACCCCTGCGGCTTATTGGAAAAATCATCCAGAACCGGTCCGGGGTTATTGATCTTGGCAGCCCCGGTAGCTTCGCCGGGAAGTTCTCCGCGCTTGTCACCGCCTTGGGGGCGTTTTGGACCGCGGTCGGGTGACGGGTTTTCCGGAATGGTGTCGCCGGTTTCCCGGGACCATTGGCTCAGCGCTTCTGCCAGCTTTCTTTCAATGGCTTTGAATTCCCGGTTTCCTGCCAAATTGATCATTTGGTGCTTATCCGCTTTCACGTTGTAGAGTTCAACTTGCGGACGCGGCGCCAATGGCACGTCCTCTTGCCAGGGTAAGGTTTCTCCGGCCCGGTATTTTTCCCAGAGTTCAAGAGCGGCTGGGAATTTGGAGTCGTCACTCTCTGTGCTCAGAGCGGCTTTGTTATTGAAAGCATTGCGAATGTAGAGCCAATCACCGAAACGCACGGCCCTTTCGTGGGCGGCGTAGACATGCCAGTTGTGCTCGGAAAACACATAATCTCGCACCTTGGTTTTGGGGTTCTTCAGGATGGGGGCAAGGCTCACGCCCAGAAAAGTCGGACCTGCCTTTACGCCGGCCAGATCCATGAAGGTAGAGGAAAAATCAATGGAGCTTACCAGCGCTTCTGTGCGACCCGGGTTGATGTTACCCGGACTCCAGATAATGAGAGGCGTTTTAACACCGCTGTCATACAGGCGTGTTTTGCAGCGAGGAAATGGCCTGCCGTTGTCTGCGGTATAGACGAAGTAAGTGTTGTCCGCTACCCCCTGACGTTTCAACTCCTCGACCAGCTTACCTGCATAATAATCGGACCGGCTGACTTCACTGAAATACTCGGCCAGATCCTTTCGGGTTTCCGGACCGTCATACAGATAGGGAGGTACCACGATGTCATCCGGATCGTAGGCGGGCGAAAATTCATCCAATTGCCAATCCCGGTGCGCGTCGTGAGAGCCGAACCAGGCAAAAAACGGTTTATCCTTGGGGCGTTCGCTGAGCAGCTGGACCCAGTCTTCGCTTCCAGACGGGTGTCCGCCATCGCTGTCCTTGACGAACCCAATTTTCTCGGGGTCATTCATGTGGTTTTTCCCGGAAATCAAAGTGTAGTAACCAGCGTCTCTCAATTTTTGTGCCACTGTTACCTGATCTTCCGGCAAGACGAGGTGAAGTTCCGGCGCGCCGGTGTTGTGGGGGTAGCGTCCCGTAATGATGCTGCAACGGCTCGGACTACAGCTGCTTGTTGTCAGGTAAGCGTTATCAAATACCAGGCCTTCGGAAGCGATGCGGTCGAGATTCGGTGTCTTGACGAAAGTGTTTCCGTAGGCACCAATATCTTCTGCCGAGATATCATCCGTGATGAAAAACACAAAATTCGGACGGTTCTGAGCTATGATTTGAGAGGCGACACCCGCCAGTGACCAAAGAGCAAAAAAGAGAAGGGTAGATTTTTTCATAGAACTGATGATTAAATAAGCCTGATGACCTAACAGCTTAGATTACGTTCTACAATCTCGCATCGTGACGATTTTGATTAATTTACCGATTAATCTATCGTTGCCAAGTGAAGCTCCTATGGTTCAAATCTTTTCCAAGCTTTCTTTAGGCTCTTTGGCTAGAAATCGACTTTATCCCCAGTTCATTCATTTCCACCTATTTTTATGAAAAAAACTATCAGCACCGGCATCTTCCTTTTTCTTTCCCTCGCTCATACTGCAATGGGTCATTCCGCTAACATAGTTCACATGCATCCGCATGGTGAAAACGGCTTTCTGACTACTTGGATGATAGCCGCCGCAATTGGTTTGGCCTTTGGCGGACGATACCTGATTCAGCGTATTTGCCTGAAATAGTTTTATGCCCCACATTGAGGAGTTGCTGGGCAGGTTAAAAGCCTGGTTTAACCCAGTTGAAGGAACACTTACCGCCTTTTCCGGAGGCGTCGACTCCGCATTGGTCCTGTTTCTCTCCCACAAGTTTCTTGGTGAAAAGGGAATCGGCGTCATTGCAGATTCTCCCAGCCTGAAGCGAAGAGACCTGAAAGTGGCCACCGATTTTTGCGACCAGTTTGGTATCCAGCTCCGGATTATAAACACCGGCGAGTTGAATAATCCCAACTACGCGAGCAATCCCAGCAACCGTTGTTTCTTTTGCAAAGATACCCTGTATCGGACCTTGGAGGATATACGTCCGGAATATCCGGAGTACTATGTGCTAAACGGCACCAATTTAGATGACCATGGCGACTACCGTCCCGGGTTGCAGGCCGCTAACAATCACGGTGTCTATTCTCCCTTGTCCGATTGTGGAATCACCAAGAAAGACGTCCGGCTCCTGGCCAAGTACTTTGAGCTTCCTGTGTGGGACAAACCTGCCAGTCCCTGCCTCAGCTCCCGTATCCCTTATGGACAGGAAGTAACGGAAGAAAAACTTCGCCAGATCGAAGCCGCTGAGACGATGCTCAATCAATTGGGTTTCGACGAAGTCCGCGTCCGACACTTTGGGTCAGAGGCACGTATCGAAGTGCCTTCCGATCTTCTCAATCAACTGCTTCCTTTCAAAACTCAGATTCAACAAGCCTTCAATGAAATTGGCTTTGAAACCGCGACCATCGATACCGAAGGATTGGTTAGTGGAAAATTGAATCGCGCGATCGCAACTCATGGATGAATACAATCTGGATATGGACCGGGAAAGCCGCCTCGGTTTCCCGGAAGTCGTTTACGGTCAAACCAAATCGGTTGAGCTGCTGACGAAGATTTTGGGGGACTACGAGCAGGCGGGCAAAAATGCTCTGGCTTCTCGTTTGCAACCGGAGAAGGGCATAGCGCTTCTAAAAACATTTCCCAACGCTTTCTTCGATCCGCTTTCCGGCTCCTTTCTTTTGAAGAAAAACCAGCTCGACGAAGCCAACGCCAAGGTAGGAATTCTTTGTGCAGGCAGCTCTGATCTCTATGCGGTGAATGAAGCGCTCTATACGCTAAATCTTCTGGAGGAGTCTGCGGTCTGTATCAACGACGTCGGTGTGGCGGGTCTTCACCGCCTGCTCAATCGCCTGGATGATCTCAAAAAATTCAAAGTCCTTATTGTGGTTGCTGGATTTGAGGGAGCGTTACCTAGTGTGGTGGGAGGTTTGTTGAAACAGCCCATTATCGCCGTTCCAACGAGTATCGGTTATGGTGTGGCCCAAGGAGGGCATTCTGCGCTACATGCGATGCTTTCCAGTTGCGCGAATGGAATCACAGTCACCAACATCGACAACGGTTATGGTGCAGCCATGGCGGCCTACCGCATCATTCAACTGTTACGTTCCCGTTCATGAGTACTCTTTATGTAGAACCATTTTCCGGCTTGGCTGGCGACATGTTACTCGGTGCCCTGTGTGGATTGACCGACGGGTATGACGAAATCAAGGCTTTGCCCGATAAGCTCCATTTGCACGATGGCAAGATCGAGATCAACGAAGTCGAGAAGAATGGAATCGTTTGCAAGCATGTCAAAGTAATCGACTTGAATGAGGGGAAGGAAACACACCACCATTCGCACGACGACGAGCACAGTCACGGGCATGATCATTCTCACGATCACGACCATGGGCATAGTCACGACCACTCGCACGACCATGATCACGGACACTCTCACAATCACAGCCATGGCCGACACTTGAGTGATATTCTGCACCTGATTGACCACGGACACATTTCCGATGGAGCGAAAGAGATAGCCAAAGGCATTTTCCAACTGATCGGCGAGGCTGAGTCGAGTGTGCACGATATTCCGATCGAAAAAATTCACTTTCACGAGATCAGTGGCGTTGACTCGATTATCGACATTGTCGGTTGCGCGGTGCTTCTCGATAAGCTCGGTGTTGAAAAAACATTCGCCGATCCGATTTGCGTGGGATTCGGAATGGTGAAGACGCAACATGGCCTGCTTCCAGTTCCGGCCCCGGCCACGGCCTTGCTTCTAGCAGGTATGCCAACTTACAAAGGCACCGAAGAAGGCGAGCGCGTGACGCCAACCGGTGCCGCCATCCTCCGCTACTTGAAACCCGAATTTTCAACTCCGACCCTCAATGTTTCCAAAATCGCCTATGGACCGGGTCAGAAAAACTTTATCGGTCCCAACGTGGTTCGTGTGTCTTTAGTGTCCGAGGTGACTCAATCGAAAAAGACGCTCTGCGTAGTGGAGACCAATTTGGATGACTGTTCACCCGAATTGCTGGGCGATTTTTTCCAAACCGGTTTATTGAAAGCCGGAGCTGTAGACTTTACGCTTTCCCCCGTGACCATGAAAAAAGGCCGTCCGGGGCTCAAACTCTCCGCTTTGACTTCGGACGAGAACCGTGAGTCGGTTTGTGATTTCATTCTGGAGAACACGACAACCATCGGAGTTCGCTTCTACTCGGTTGAACGGAAAGAACTCGATCGAGAGGCGGTGTCTTTAGAAACCAAATATGGAACAATCAAGGCCAAGCAAGCAACGACTCCATCTGGAAAGACTCGTACAAAAGTGGAGTACGATGACCTGCAAAAGGTTGCCTCAGAAAAGGGGATTTCCGTCCTTCAATTGAAGCAGGAGATCGAGGGAACCGATAAACCGGTATAGCAGGCTTCTAGCTGTAGGAGGGGCTTTACGCCCCGATTGTTCGAAGAGCTACAAAGTGATCGCGGGATAAACCCGCTCCTACAAAATTTAAAATAGATCGAAAAAAACGAACCTACTTGGTCCTAAAACTTTCGGAATTCACCAGGGCCACAAACAGATCCTGAAAGCCACCTTGTCTATCCAGGTTCTCCCTAACCAATTCGCGAATCAGTTTCCGGTCGCTGTAATTCATTTCTCGGCCCGTGGCATAGGTCAGCAGTTTCTCCGAGATACATTCCGCGAAGGGAGTGATGTCATTCCTCAGATAGGCCTTCAGATCGGTGATATCGTTTAGGACGGTTCCGTCGGTTAACCTGCCGTCTGTTTCAACGGGTAGTCCGATTGCCTTCTCCTTTTTATTGGATGTTCTTTGGGAAGGGTATTCCGTTCGCCATCGGCCAACAGGGTCGAATGATTCCAAAACAAAACCTACGGGATCGATCTTCTTATGGCAACCTGCGCAAGATTCTTCAGCCATATGAGCCGCTAATATGTCGCGAGGTGAAACTGCATCGCCGCTGCCCGGGGTCAGAGCCGGAACAGCATTAGGGGGTGGAGGGGGCGGGTCGCCCAGGATATTTTCCAATACCCATACACCGCGAAGTACAGGCTGAGTATCAACGCCATTGGCTGTTGCGGTCATTACGCCAGCCATTCCGAGAAGTCCGCCAAATCGTCCTCCTTGCTCCAGAGCGACACGCACCATCTTCTTATTGTCGTTCTTCTTACTTTTATTGAATTCCGGAAGTCCATAAATATAGCGAGCAACGGCTCCTGTGGTGTAGGTGAAATCCGGATCAATAAAATCCTCGAGAGGTCGGTTCTCTTCCAGAATCTCTTTAAAGACCATATGAGCTTCCTGAATGTAAGCTTCCTTTTCGGTGTCGGTGTATTTGAAGTCTTTGGGGCTTTCGAAAAGGTTGGCATCGGGCACCAGGTTTTCCAATTCGTCCAAATCCAGCCATTGGCCGAGAAAGCTATCAACAAACGTATTGGATTGGGAGGAAGCCATAAGTCGCCTGGTCTGCTCCGTAAGCACATCTGTCTCCGACAACGAACCATCCTCGGCTGCTTTAATCAATGCTTTGTCCGGCGGTCGAGAAGTGAGGAAGTAGGACAACCGTGTAGCCAGATCGAACCCATCCAATTGCCCGTCATCGAAACCTCGGTAGAGGAAGTAAGGGGAGGTTAGCGCAGTTCGGATTGCGAGGTGATAGCCATCTTCCATGCGTCCGCTCGTATTCTTTTCATTAAGCACCAGGCTCAGGTATTCCTCCACGATTTGATTACTTGCAGGGCGGCGAAAGGCTGCGGTGAGAAATTGTTTCAGGAATGCGCGGATATCAGATTCCTCGTCTTTCACGAATGCATTGCCCATTAAATGAGCCGCTCGCTCTTGCCAGTACAATTCCTCCTCGGTGTCGGTTAAAGTCAATGGACCGGTAATGGTCGCATGCCTGATCTCCAGTGCCGGGCCTTCCTCAAACAATTTATAGGAGAAGGTTTCAGCGATCATGCGTTGGTCTTTAACAATTTTCTCTATCAACGCGTCCAGTTCCTCTCCTTCGGGAGGTGTTGGCAACTCGCCTAACTTTATCAGCTCGTACAAATGATCCAGGCCTGACCGACCGCGCGACACTGGACCACCCACTTTTCTATAGGCCGCCGCTAAGGCTGGCTCTCGTTCAAAAAGAGGGTAGAGAAACGACTTTAATTTTTCAGAATCCTCCTTGATCACCGCCGTCGGATAGTGGAACGCGATGGTCTCTCCTTTTTCGAGAACCACTTCCGTTTCAAAAGCCTGTCCGCTACTCTCAGTTATTTCGTAGCTCGCAAGTTTCCGGAGTTGGTTGATGTTTTCTTGAGATGCCTCAGTTGCGACTACCGCATAGATATCGGCCACTACCGGAACTCCGTCCCAAGGGTTCAGGGAGGATAGGTTCAGTGTTATTTTGTATGTCCCTGTTGCTGGAGCTTCGTAATGAGTGGGCCATGTCGAGCCGTGGCCCAAAGTTTCGGTGCTGCTGACCAAGCGCATGGCTCCATCGACCAGCAGGCCTGAGGAGTAAGCGTAAGTAAAATCTTGAGCCGGGATATCAAAGGTGTTGGCGGGGACTTCTTTTTTCAAAGGCGGGAACAGCTTTTCAGCCAAGTCGGTGGCAACCGTTGAGTAACTTTCCATCAATGCCCCTGACAGGGTTAGGGCTTCTGCCTGATTATCGAATCCATGGGCCTCGTTATCCTGAGGAAAGCCATTCGGGAGTTCAAAATGGATTCCAAACAATTGGCTGATGGTGTGTTGGTATTCTCGTCGATTCAGACGGCGAATCTCGGAGCCGCCTATGGGTTGATGCTGGGACAGGTTTGTATCCAACCATGCCGCCAGATCATTGCGTTCAGCCTGTGTGGGCTGTTTCTTTTTCTTGGGCGGCATTTCACCCTTCTCGACCATTTTGATGACGCGCTCCCAGAGGTGGATCTCTTCTGAATCGTTCCAATCGATGGTTTGAGTATCCAGATTAATTTCTCCCTTAAACTCTACCTCATCGTGGCAACCGAGACAGTAATTATCCAGGATCTGAAACGGGCGTTCGGGGATGGGCTCTGTCTTTGCCACTAACGGCCCAAAGAT
This window contains:
- a CDS encoding MMPL family transporter — protein: MASIAETGLKHPRMVVWLSAGLTVLMLLLAALPTIWPEVFAPLPGVKVDTDPENMLASDNPHRMLHREKKAEFALYDQIVLGVVNEQHEAGVFNINTLANVFELTEFAKTLDGVIAYEILSPSTLDNIEQGGIGTVSFDWLMEKPPETEEEAHQLRDAMLNLPLMKGSLIDEAGKSLLLFIPLESKDRSHEVSAALLDKIESLESAGEVYHITGLPVANDTFGVQMFIQMGISAPMAMALIFVLMWFFFKRLTLIISPMIVAMMSVIVTMAALVLSGNTIHIMSSMIPIFIMPIAVLDAVHILSEFYDRYPEFKDKKKTASAVIKTLWRPMLFTSLTTTAGFGSLALAPIPPVQVFGIFVALGVMLAWLFTIVFIPAYIALLPEKSLQNFGYAPTSGVEGKPHTGGILSNIAKFTGSKPKLIVSATLVLLAISGYGISQIVINDNPVKWFEPNHRIRIADSVLNERFAGTYPAYISLESSTEEAFKDPEVLRHIDQLQVHLETLSNVGKTSSITGVVKTVYRELLEGNPEYYRIPDSSRGVAQTLLTYEGSHRPDDLWHFITPDYQKAVIWVQLNSGDNREMNAVVDEVEAYLAENPFPGTVKADWFGLTYINVIWQDEMVAGMLSALLSSFVIVLILMSVLFRSISWGLLSMIPLTITISLIYGMIGIVGKPYDMPVAVLSSLSLGLAVDYAIHFLARSQELRKKYSTWAETLQIMFGEPARAIVRNLIVIGVGFSPLLLAPLVPYKTVGVLISAILIIAGVATLLILPALQTLFQKHLFKKSL
- a CDS encoding DUF2892 domain-containing protein, with protein sequence MNIDRAVLVWAGFVVLVSLALGIWVHPYWHFLTAFAGFNMIQSAFTGFCPAAMAFRAMGFKGGCAFENKKGE
- a CDS encoding sulfatase, which codes for MKKSTLLFFALWSLAGVASQIIAQNRPNFVFFITDDISAEDIGAYGNTFVKTPNLDRIASEGLVFDNAYLTTSSCSPSRCSIITGRYPHNTGAPELHLVLPEDQVTVAQKLRDAGYYTLISGKNHMNDPEKIGFVKDSDGGHPSGSEDWVQLLSERPKDKPFFAWFGSHDAHRDWQLDEFSPAYDPDDIVVPPYLYDGPETRKDLAEYFSEVSRSDYYAGKLVEELKRQGVADNTYFVYTADNGRPFPRCKTRLYDSGVKTPLIIWSPGNINPGRTEALVSSIDFSSTFMDLAGVKAGPTFLGVSLAPILKNPKTKVRDYVFSEHNWHVYAAHERAVRFGDWLYIRNAFNNKAALSTESDDSKFPAALELWEKYRAGETLPWQEDVPLAPRPQVELYNVKADKHQMINLAGNREFKAIERKLAEALSQWSRETGDTIPENPSPDRGPKRPQGGDKRGELPGEATGAAKINNPGPVLDDFSNKPQG
- the larC gene encoding nickel pincer cofactor biosynthesis protein LarC, coding for MSTLYVEPFSGLAGDMLLGALCGLTDGYDEIKALPDKLHLHDGKIEINEVEKNGIVCKHVKVIDLNEGKETHHHSHDDEHSHGHDHSHDHDHGHSHDHSHDHDHGHSHNHSHGRHLSDILHLIDHGHISDGAKEIAKGIFQLIGEAESSVHDIPIEKIHFHEISGVDSIIDIVGCAVLLDKLGVEKTFADPICVGFGMVKTQHGLLPVPAPATALLLAGMPTYKGTEEGERVTPTGAAILRYLKPEFSTPTLNVSKIAYGPGQKNFIGPNVVRVSLVSEVTQSKKTLCVVETNLDDCSPELLGDFFQTGLLKAGAVDFTLSPVTMKKGRPGLKLSALTSDENRESVCDFILENTTTIGVRFYSVERKELDREAVSLETKYGTIKAKQATTPSGKTRTKVEYDDLQKVASEKGISVLQLKQEIEGTDKPV
- the larB gene encoding nickel pincer cofactor biosynthesis protein LarB — protein: MDEYNLDMDRESRLGFPEVVYGQTKSVELLTKILGDYEQAGKNALASRLQPEKGIALLKTFPNAFFDPLSGSFLLKKNQLDEANAKVGILCAGSSDLYAVNEALYTLNLLEESAVCINDVGVAGLHRLLNRLDDLKKFKVLIVVAGFEGALPSVVGGLLKQPIIAVPTSIGYGVAQGGHSALHAMLSSCANGITVTNIDNGYGAAMAAYRIIQLLRSRS
- the larE gene encoding ATP-dependent sacrificial sulfur transferase LarE; translated protein: MPHIEELLGRLKAWFNPVEGTLTAFSGGVDSALVLFLSHKFLGEKGIGVIADSPSLKRRDLKVATDFCDQFGIQLRIINTGELNNPNYASNPSNRCFFCKDTLYRTLEDIRPEYPEYYVLNGTNLDDHGDYRPGLQAANNHGVYSPLSDCGITKKDVRLLAKYFELPVWDKPASPCLSSRIPYGQEVTEEKLRQIEAAETMLNQLGFDEVRVRHFGSEARIEVPSDLLNQLLPFKTQIQQAFNEIGFETATIDTEGLVSGKLNRAIATHG
- a CDS encoding metalloregulator ArsR/SmtB family transcription factor, with translation MPESSANQTGTLPNPEDMGKALQTLSALANEQRLFILCMLSQEEEMSVGQLNEQLDLSQSALSQHLKKLKDQGYVESRKDGLNVYYRIAKEDVLEIIGLLHKLYCNPGG
- a CDS encoding DUF1592 domain-containing protein, which codes for MAKTEPIPERPFQILDNYCLGCHDEVEFKGEINLDTQTIDWNDSEEIHLWERVIKMVEKGEMPPKKKKQPTQAERNDLAAWLDTNLSQHQPIGGSEIRRLNRREYQHTISQLFGIHFELPNGFPQDNEAHGFDNQAEALTLSGALMESYSTVATDLAEKLFPPLKKEVPANTFDIPAQDFTYAYSSGLLVDGAMRLVSSTETLGHGSTWPTHYEAPATGTYKITLNLSSLNPWDGVPVVADIYAVVATEASQENINQLRKLASYEITESSGQAFETEVVLEKGETIAFHYPTAVIKEDSEKLKSFLYPLFEREPALAAAYRKVGGPVSRGRSGLDHLYELIKLGELPTPPEGEELDALIEKIVKDQRMIAETFSYKLFEEGPALEIRHATITGPLTLTDTEEELYWQERAAHLMGNAFVKDEESDIRAFLKQFLTAAFRRPASNQIVEEYLSLVLNEKNTSGRMEDGYHLAIRTALTSPYFLYRGFDDGQLDGFDLATRLSYFLTSRPPDKALIKAAEDGSLSETDVLTEQTRRLMASSQSNTFVDSFLGQWLDLDELENLVPDANLFESPKDFKYTDTEKEAYIQEAHMVFKEILEENRPLEDFIDPDFTYTTGAVARYIYGLPEFNKSKKNDNKKMVRVALEQGGRFGGLLGMAGVMTATANGVDTQPVLRGVWVLENILGDPPPPPPNAVPALTPGSGDAVSPRDILAAHMAEESCAGCHKKIDPVGFVLESFDPVGRWRTEYPSQRTSNKKEKAIGLPVETDGRLTDGTVLNDITDLKAYLRNDITPFAECISEKLLTYATGREMNYSDRKLIRELVRENLDRQGGFQDLFVALVNSESFRTK